A window from Moritella yayanosii encodes these proteins:
- a CDS encoding ApaG domain-containing protein: MNGKSFSLIIDTEYVEEVSVPTQHRDFFTYTITLTNPLSQSVNLSSIRLLLTDSDGTVSELHNPFQDNDYLISSQQDFCYSNDIITHSPLSIVQGKIESVALID; the protein is encoded by the coding sequence ATCAATGGTAAGTCATTCTCTCTTATCATTGACACCGAATATGTCGAAGAAGTATCTGTACCAACACAACACAGGGACTTCTTTACTTATACTATTACGTTAACCAATCCATTAAGCCAGTCGGTTAACTTATCAAGTATTCGGCTATTACTCACTGACAGCGACGGCACGGTTTCCGAATTACACAATCCTTTTCAAGATAATGATTATCTTATCTCTTCACAGCAAGATTTTTGCTATAGCAATGATATAATTACCCATTCTCCATTGAGTATCGTGCAAGGGAAGATCGAATCTGTTGCACTGATCGATTAA
- the rsmA gene encoding 16S rRNA (adenine(1518)-N(6)/adenine(1519)-N(6))-dimethyltransferase RsmA — MNDKVHLGHTAKKRFGQNFLHDTYVIDQIVASINPRKGENLIEIGPGLGALTEPVAACLDKMTVVELDRDLAERLEQHPVLSKKLDIHQADAMRFDFNQLIKPNMKMRIFGNLPYNISTPLMFHLFQFHENIQDMHFMLQKEVVQRLAANHNTKSYGRLTVMTQYYCKVTPVLEVGPEAFRPAPKVDSAVVRLEPHTVLPHPAKNLKVLNLVVRNAFNQRRKTIRNSLKKVISVDDIAALGINVSLRPENLTLENYVTIANFVTDNPMQAAD; from the coding sequence ATGAACGACAAGGTCCATTTAGGTCACACCGCGAAAAAACGTTTTGGTCAAAACTTCTTACATGATACTTATGTAATCGATCAAATCGTGGCATCGATTAACCCGAGAAAAGGTGAAAACCTAATTGAAATTGGTCCCGGTTTAGGCGCCTTAACCGAGCCTGTAGCCGCTTGTCTCGATAAGATGACAGTCGTCGAGCTGGATAGAGATCTTGCTGAACGCCTAGAGCAACACCCGGTACTATCTAAAAAATTAGACATTCACCAAGCAGATGCAATGCGTTTTGATTTTAATCAGTTAATCAAACCGAACATGAAAATGCGTATTTTTGGTAATTTACCTTACAATATTTCAACGCCGTTAATGTTCCACTTATTTCAGTTCCATGAAAATATCCAAGATATGCACTTCATGTTACAAAAAGAAGTAGTACAACGTTTAGCCGCTAACCATAACACTAAAAGTTACGGTCGCTTAACAGTAATGACGCAATACTACTGCAAAGTAACACCCGTACTTGAAGTCGGCCCTGAAGCATTCAGACCGGCACCAAAAGTAGATTCAGCGGTGGTTCGTTTAGAACCACATACGGTATTACCGCATCCCGCGAAAAATTTAAAAGTACTTAACCTAGTAGTGAGAAATGCCTTTAACCAACGCCGTAAAACAATTCGTAATAGCCTGAAAAAAGTGATTTCGGTTGATGACATTGCAGCGCTCGGTATTAACGTTTCTCTACGTCCAGAGAACTTGACGCTTGAAAACTATGTGACGATAGCCAATTTCGTCACCGATAATCCAATGCAAGCAGCGGATTAA
- the pdxA gene encoding 4-hydroxythreonine-4-phosphate dehydrogenase PdxA, translating to MTHRIAITPGEPAGIGPDLVLELAKQDWPVELVLCADPELILARAKMLGKKIKLIDYDPSVPAQPQRAGTLTIAPMQMAVSAEPGKLDVANGRYVLDTLQFACERNMSAEFSAVVTGPVNKGIINKAGVSFSGHTEFFAQQSATADVVMLLVTTGLRVALVTTHIPLAYVAKAITEERLSNIIRILHAEMNIKFGIERPKIYVCGLNPHAGEDGHLGREEIEIISPTLMKLRDEGIDLTGPLPADTLFQPKYLDDADVVLAMYHDQGLPVLKSVGFGNSVNITLGLPFIRTSVDHGTAIELAGTGTADAGSMFTAVNQAIEMIEKHA from the coding sequence GTGACTCATCGTATAGCAATTACTCCAGGTGAGCCTGCAGGTATTGGCCCAGACCTAGTGCTGGAATTAGCGAAGCAAGACTGGCCAGTCGAATTGGTGCTTTGTGCCGATCCGGAGCTAATTTTAGCTCGAGCAAAAATGCTTGGTAAAAAGATTAAATTAATCGACTATGATCCAAGTGTACCAGCACAACCTCAACGTGCAGGTACGTTAACTATCGCCCCTATGCAAATGGCGGTATCCGCGGAACCCGGTAAGCTTGATGTAGCGAATGGTCGCTATGTATTAGATACTCTGCAATTTGCATGTGAAAGAAATATGTCTGCAGAATTTAGCGCTGTCGTCACAGGCCCAGTTAACAAAGGCATTATTAATAAAGCCGGCGTATCTTTTAGCGGTCACACTGAGTTTTTTGCACAGCAATCCGCTACAGCTGACGTAGTGATGCTGCTGGTAACCACGGGGCTACGTGTGGCGTTAGTAACCACTCACATTCCACTAGCGTATGTCGCAAAAGCGATAACCGAAGAGCGATTAAGTAATATTATTCGCATCCTTCACGCTGAGATGAACATTAAGTTTGGTATTGAACGACCAAAAATTTATGTATGTGGACTCAATCCACATGCAGGTGAAGATGGACATTTAGGTCGCGAAGAGATTGAGATCATCTCTCCGACGTTAATGAAACTTCGCGATGAGGGTATTGATTTGACAGGTCCCCTCCCTGCAGATACCTTGTTCCAACCTAAGTATCTTGATGATGCTGACGTTGTATTAGCAATGTATCATGACCAAGGATTGCCGGTATTAAAATCGGTTGGTTTTGGCAACTCCGTAAATATTACCCTGGGCTTACCTTTTATCCGTACATCAGTTGATCACGGTACTGCAATTGAACTTGCAGGTACTGGAACAGCCGACGCCGGCAGTATGTTTACAGCCGTAAACCAAGCAATAGAAATGATAGAGAAACACGCATGA
- the surA gene encoding peptidylprolyl isomerase SurA translates to MLKTLLSGVIVVTSWQAQAELTKLDEVIAIVNEEVILASDVKALTRSVEKRATKAGQTLPSPEVLAQQALDKLIIDSLQLQMAKKMGMRISNSQLEDTLNNIAKGDNQTVEQLRQSVVADGGNFNDYKEEIRTQILTNEVQRMQMRRRITISDQDVDNLIAIIDEQGQKNRQYRIKHIMLRIPNEADNATMDALQTKIADIQTQLNAGEPFSNLALALSAGPKALDGGDWGWMNINAMPTLFADAVTNAKIGDIIGPIRSGAGLHIIKVSGMRGVETVLTKEVNARHILIKPSVILSDDKAQSLLNEYLTRIKSGDADFAELAKAYSDDTGSAVKGGELGWADPNIYVPAFKLALQDLQKGEISPIFRSSHGWHIVQLIDRRTQDTTDKANRQKAWQLLYNRRAVEESQAWLNELKQEAYIRILNNES, encoded by the coding sequence ATGCTTAAGACTCTGTTATCTGGAGTCATAGTGGTAACGAGTTGGCAAGCGCAGGCCGAACTCACCAAACTTGATGAAGTGATTGCCATTGTTAATGAAGAAGTTATTTTAGCGAGTGATGTAAAGGCATTAACACGCTCGGTAGAAAAACGTGCGACAAAAGCAGGCCAAACGTTACCATCGCCAGAGGTACTGGCTCAGCAGGCGTTAGATAAACTTATTATTGATAGTTTACAGCTGCAAATGGCCAAGAAAATGGGCATGCGGATTAGCAATTCTCAGCTTGAAGATACGCTAAATAATATCGCTAAAGGTGATAACCAAACTGTAGAACAACTGCGTCAAAGTGTGGTTGCCGATGGTGGCAATTTTAATGACTACAAAGAAGAAATCCGTACTCAGATATTAACCAACGAAGTACAACGTATGCAAATGCGTCGTCGAATTACCATTTCCGATCAAGATGTTGATAACTTAATTGCCATTATTGATGAGCAAGGGCAGAAAAATCGACAATACCGTATTAAACATATTATGCTGCGAATACCTAACGAGGCAGATAATGCCACGATGGATGCACTACAAACTAAAATTGCCGATATACAAACGCAACTTAATGCGGGTGAACCATTCTCAAATCTTGCGTTAGCACTCTCAGCGGGTCCCAAAGCGCTGGATGGGGGCGATTGGGGTTGGATGAATATTAATGCAATGCCGACATTATTTGCAGATGCAGTAACCAATGCTAAAATAGGCGATATTATCGGTCCAATTCGTAGTGGCGCAGGTTTACATATCATTAAAGTTAGCGGTATGCGTGGTGTAGAAACAGTCTTGACCAAAGAAGTTAATGCACGCCATATTCTGATTAAACCATCTGTTATCTTAAGTGATGACAAAGCGCAATCATTACTCAATGAATACTTAACGCGTATTAAATCAGGCGACGCTGACTTTGCCGAGCTTGCTAAAGCCTATTCAGATGATACCGGCTCTGCCGTCAAAGGTGGTGAACTTGGTTGGGCAGATCCAAACATCTATGTACCCGCATTTAAGTTGGCATTGCAAGACTTGCAGAAAGGCGAAATTAGTCCGATATTTCGTTCTAGCCATGGTTGGCATATAGTGCAACTAATTGATAGACGTACACAAGATACGACCGATAAAGCAAATCGCCAAAAAGCATGGCAATTACTGTATAATCGTCGTGCAGTCGAAGAAAGCCAAGCTTGGTTGAATGAATTAAAACAAGAAGCTTATATTCGTATTTTAAATAATGAATCGTAA
- the lptD gene encoding LPS assembly protein LptD, which yields MTKWIVKMRLFTLLSTLSGVVFSASAATIITNEDGTSRTIDDSITTSELAELTLFKQCYPYVPAIKPPIEDSKVNNEIQLLSNSAKVTQGSKAIFTGDVNFTQGNRVLSADEIILYQLTNILTAKGNVILEDSTSTIKGKTLKANLDTKDAELTQVNYLLHGQAANGEAKKVYITNSGDNILMQRSTYTECPFGDNSWVLRASSINIDNIDESAEAYNATLYFKDVPIFYMPYFTYPTTDKRRTGLLFPSFENSLENGITFSQPIYWNIAPNYDMTIIPTYMSKRGVYLTTKFRYLVDGQSGKINVEYLANDKKTNTDRTLYHWSHNGNFNDNLNFNASYTQVSDNNYFSDLNASAGSRDSNTLLRTAALTYNTDMTSSQFEVRDFQILSNSSVSTPHKVLPKISFTGYQQFDNNPIELSVYSEITNFSHSNSNMYSGIRTHIEPQISFPYKRPAGFAVAEFKLPMTYYNQTFNESDNKNFANGYKGQLAEQVFRVIPTARLHAGLNFERPTSWFGSAITQTLEPQVQYLYIPYKNQDNIGIYDSSTIQQDFLGLYRDRIYSGLDRIADTNQFTIGLTSRVFDDIGSERFRFSLGQIIYFGDSQVGIAPETDITADNTEVTTSSIVMEADVKISRNLFINNSVEYAIQDDLVRRADAAIEYRFDSGPKIQLNYRYIDDTSSILETKNENINSRINQIGSKFILPINNQWDMGASYYYDVENNITQDAFVGIKYESCCWAIRLDYGYRLKNHNINTNETTFDRGPTLMFELKGLGGIGTDMNNIGTSSLFSYGEPFQLRE from the coding sequence ATGACAAAATGGATTGTTAAAATGCGCCTTTTCACCTTATTATCAACACTCAGCGGTGTCGTCTTCTCAGCTAGCGCAGCCACCATTATCACTAACGAAGATGGTACATCAAGGACCATTGACGATTCTATCACTACATCTGAATTAGCGGAGTTAACACTTTTTAAACAATGTTACCCTTATGTACCAGCTATAAAACCACCGATTGAAGATAGCAAAGTAAATAACGAGATCCAGCTACTATCAAACAGTGCGAAAGTGACCCAAGGTAGCAAGGCCATATTTACCGGTGATGTGAACTTTACTCAAGGTAATAGAGTATTATCTGCTGATGAAATTATTCTCTATCAACTCACTAATATTCTAACGGCTAAAGGCAACGTTATATTAGAAGACAGTACATCGACAATTAAAGGCAAAACATTAAAAGCCAATTTAGATACCAAAGATGCAGAACTCACACAGGTCAATTACCTACTGCACGGTCAAGCGGCTAATGGTGAAGCTAAAAAGGTCTATATTACCAATAGCGGTGACAATATTTTAATGCAACGCTCGACTTATACCGAATGTCCCTTTGGGGATAATAGCTGGGTATTACGTGCTTCCTCGATCAATATTGATAATATAGATGAGTCTGCCGAAGCTTATAACGCAACGCTGTACTTTAAAGACGTACCAATTTTCTATATGCCATATTTCACTTATCCAACCACAGATAAGCGTAGAACCGGTTTATTGTTTCCATCATTTGAAAATTCATTAGAAAATGGGATTACTTTTTCGCAACCAATTTATTGGAATATAGCGCCAAATTATGACATGACCATAATTCCGACTTACATGTCGAAGCGTGGTGTCTACTTAACCACTAAATTCCGTTATTTAGTCGATGGTCAGAGTGGTAAAATTAATGTTGAATATCTTGCTAACGATAAGAAAACCAATACCGATCGTACTCTCTACCATTGGAGCCACAACGGTAATTTTAATGACAATTTAAATTTCAATGCTAGCTATACACAAGTAAGTGATAACAATTATTTTTCTGATCTTAATGCCTCGGCTGGCTCAAGAGACAGCAATACATTACTACGCACTGCTGCATTGACTTACAATACCGATATGACGTCATCACAATTTGAAGTGCGTGACTTTCAGATTTTAAGTAATTCATCAGTCTCAACACCCCATAAAGTATTACCGAAAATCTCTTTTACCGGTTACCAACAATTTGATAATAATCCCATTGAACTGTCCGTTTATAGCGAGATAACTAATTTCTCTCATTCTAACAGCAACATGTACAGTGGCATCCGCACCCACATAGAACCACAGATTAGTTTTCCTTACAAACGCCCGGCAGGTTTTGCGGTTGCTGAGTTTAAATTACCGATGACTTATTATAACCAAACATTCAATGAGTCAGATAACAAAAACTTTGCTAATGGCTACAAAGGTCAACTGGCAGAACAAGTATTTCGGGTGATACCAACAGCCAGATTGCATGCAGGTTTGAATTTTGAACGGCCAACATCTTGGTTTGGAAGTGCCATTACCCAGACGTTAGAGCCGCAAGTACAGTACTTATATATCCCTTATAAAAACCAAGATAATATTGGTATTTATGACTCATCAACGATCCAGCAAGATTTCCTCGGTTTATACCGCGACCGTATTTATAGCGGTTTAGATCGCATTGCCGATACCAATCAATTCACCATAGGTTTAACCAGTCGTGTGTTTGATGACATCGGCAGCGAACGTTTCCGTTTTTCATTAGGCCAAATCATTTACTTTGGTGATAGCCAAGTCGGTATTGCACCAGAAACCGATATCACCGCAGACAACACGGAGGTAACAACATCCAGTATCGTAATGGAAGCCGATGTCAAAATAAGCCGTAATTTATTCATCAATAACAGTGTTGAATATGCTATTCAAGATGACTTAGTACGCCGTGCTGATGCGGCTATCGAATACCGTTTTGACAGTGGCCCAAAAATACAACTTAACTATCGCTACATTGATGATACGTCGTCGATATTAGAAACGAAAAATGAGAACATTAACTCACGAATAAACCAAATAGGGTCCAAATTTATCTTACCGATCAATAATCAGTGGGACATGGGCGCCAGTTATTATTATGATGTCGAAAATAACATAACCCAAGATGCCTTTGTGGGGATTAAATATGAATCATGTTGTTGGGCAATTCGCCTTGATTATGGTTATCGTTTAAAAAATCATAATATAAATACCAATGAAACAACCTTTGATCGCGGCCCAACATTAATGTTTGAACTAAAAGGTCTTGGCGGTATTGGTACCGATATGAATAACATCGGTACTTCAAGTCTATTTTCATACGGTGAACCATTCCAGTTACGTGAATAA
- the djlA gene encoding co-chaperone DjlA, whose amino-acid sequence MNMLFYILLFAIGMKFGGFFGAVFMVWVGSILKRQFGPRLGIDTRPAAHKRQDVFLHTSFSVMGHMAKADGHVTEADIHVATQLMDRMKLTGETRRAAQASFSQGKDADFPLEQTVRDFRRVSVLRRDLIKMFLEIQIQAAFADHELSHSERDILHRIGAILGVNSQDMDNLLQMMEAEIRSHRHGSKVSREEALTNAYQQLGISENDDDKIIKRAYRKLMNEHHPDKLVSKGLPEEMMIIAKEKAQDIQGAYDVVKESRKMR is encoded by the coding sequence ATGAATATGTTGTTTTACATTTTATTATTCGCCATTGGTATGAAATTTGGTGGGTTTTTTGGGGCAGTTTTTATGGTTTGGGTTGGCTCGATATTAAAGCGCCAATTTGGTCCTCGACTCGGTATTGATACTCGCCCTGCTGCACATAAGCGTCAGGATGTTTTTTTGCACACGTCATTTTCGGTGATGGGGCACATGGCAAAAGCGGACGGTCATGTGACCGAAGCAGATATTCATGTGGCAACGCAATTAATGGACCGGATGAAACTGACGGGTGAAACTCGTCGTGCCGCGCAGGCGTCATTTAGCCAAGGTAAAGACGCTGATTTTCCGTTAGAGCAAACAGTGCGCGATTTTCGTCGTGTGAGTGTGTTGCGCCGTGACCTGATTAAAATGTTCCTGGAAATACAAATTCAGGCCGCGTTTGCTGATCACGAATTATCACATTCTGAGCGTGATATTCTTCATCGTATCGGTGCGATATTAGGGGTGAACAGCCAAGATATGGACAATTTATTGCAGATGATGGAAGCTGAGATCCGCTCTCACCGTCATGGCAGTAAAGTCAGTCGTGAAGAAGCATTAACTAATGCTTATCAACAGCTTGGTATAAGTGAGAATGATGACGATAAAATCATTAAACGTGCTTATCGTAAATTAATGAATGAACACCATCCCGATAAGTTAGTGTCAAAAGGTTTACCAGAAGAAATGATGATTATTGCTAAAGAGAAAGCCCAAGATATTCAAGGTGCTTATGACGTAGTAAAAGAATCGAGAAAAATGCGTTAA
- a CDS encoding pseudouridine synthase, with amino-acid sequence MSDFIYAPPQHPRLDIIYQDDAIIVLNKPSGLLSVPGRLPEHTDSIASRVQERFPTASIVHRLDMCTSGVILMALSKTAQSHISRQFQQRATAKYYYARLEGIPTATSGSIDLPLRCDWPNRPRQMIDFIDGKPALTHWQVIAEQPANSNNNQQASATVLLKPVTGRSHQLRVHMLALGTPILGDELYASAQGVAAAEHLQLHAAMLEIDHPLTYERMKFKVKPPFSID; translated from the coding sequence ATGTCCGATTTTATTTATGCTCCACCGCAACACCCAAGGTTAGATATTATTTATCAAGACGATGCCATTATTGTGTTAAACAAACCGAGTGGATTATTAAGCGTTCCTGGGCGATTACCCGAGCATACCGACAGTATTGCCAGTCGGGTCCAAGAACGGTTTCCCACTGCGTCAATTGTGCATCGGCTGGATATGTGTACCTCAGGTGTGATCTTAATGGCACTGAGCAAAACCGCACAAAGCCACATCAGCAGGCAATTTCAACAACGCGCAACCGCAAAATACTACTATGCGCGTTTAGAGGGGATCCCAACTGCCACGTCTGGCAGCATTGACTTACCTTTACGTTGTGATTGGCCCAACAGGCCAAGGCAAATGATTGATTTTATCGACGGGAAACCCGCGTTGACCCATTGGCAAGTTATTGCAGAGCAACCTGCCAACAGCAATAACAACCAGCAAGCGAGCGCAACAGTATTGCTTAAACCGGTGACTGGTCGATCGCATCAATTGCGAGTACATATGTTAGCATTGGGTACGCCCATTTTAGGTGATGAATTATATGCGTCAGCACAAGGCGTGGCAGCCGCCGAACATTTACAACTGCATGCTGCTATGTTAGAAATTGATCATCCCCTAACATATGAAAGAATGAAGTTTAAGGTTAAACCACCTTTTTCAATTGATTAA
- the rapA gene encoding RNA polymerase-associated protein RapA → MPFQLGQRWISDTESELGLGTIVAIEGRMLTLLFPASGENRLYARNEAPITRVMFNVGDQVLSHEDWSLTVTAVTESSGIITYVGIHQDTGEEVSLRETFLNNFIKFNKPQDRLFAGQIDRMDRFVLRHQTLQHQFSQQQSALNGIQGPRVSLIPHQLHIATEVGKRHAPRVLLADEVGLGKTIEAGLIIHQQLTAGLANRVLILVPETLQHQWLVEMMRRFNLHFSIFDEERCIESLAEADNPFETEQLILCSLDFLRKKRRRFEQAVGADWDLLIVDEAHHLKWSETEPSREYQVVAALAQKSPGVLLLTATPDQLGHESHFARLRLLDPNRFYDYAAFVAEENSYSVIAQAAQQLLDSPIVSPATAASLTKLLSEADISDKLALIQTSPGSADAEKAKQSIISQLLDRHGTGRLLFRNTRSAIKGFPTRYYKPIPLTLPDQYKTSLKVAQMMNGTASYAEAARRGLYPEEIFLEFEGKDASWCSFDPRVEWLQDFLLANKNEKVLVIAANAETAMSIEESLRVSEGIRGTVFHEGMSIIARDKAGAYFAQEDAGAQVLLCSEIGSEGRNFQFAQHLVLFDLPLNPDLLEQRIGRLDRIGQKNDISIHVPFFTNTAQDVLQNWYQNGLNAFEHTCPIGGDIFAEVKDELLTQLAAKEIDLAATDALITDTRSQYEALKAKMESGRDRLLELNSNGLGKSDDIIAQLKANDDSPVLPIFAIRLFDVIGINQEDRGENMLILKPTDQMLVPSLPHLSEDGITVTFDRETALSRDDVHFLTWEHPLIRACIELIMTSDTGSTAVSLLKNPALPAGTILLELLYVVETSAPPYCQINRFLPATPIRLLLDKNSNNLAGKVDFDSFNRQLNAISRHVATKLVSASQTIIHDLIGKSTAVAEDQKQAITNAALAKMQQNMSAELERLQALQKINPNVRDEELAFIEKQTAELTTHINNAQLKLDAVRFIVVTPS, encoded by the coding sequence ATGCCCTTCCAACTTGGTCAGCGCTGGATCAGCGATACGGAATCAGAATTAGGATTAGGAACAATAGTTGCCATAGAAGGCAGAATGTTAACGCTATTATTTCCTGCAAGTGGTGAAAACCGTTTATATGCTCGTAACGAAGCGCCAATCACGCGTGTCATGTTTAATGTCGGTGATCAGGTACTCTCTCATGAAGATTGGAGTTTAACCGTTACCGCAGTAACAGAAAGCTCAGGTATCATTACTTATGTAGGTATTCATCAAGACACCGGTGAAGAAGTTTCCTTACGTGAAACATTTCTGAACAATTTCATTAAGTTTAATAAACCACAAGATCGCTTATTTGCGGGTCAAATCGATCGAATGGATCGCTTTGTTTTACGTCACCAAACATTACAACATCAGTTTTCTCAACAACAATCTGCATTAAATGGCATTCAGGGTCCACGCGTCAGTCTGATCCCACATCAATTACATATTGCCACTGAAGTGGGTAAACGCCATGCTCCTCGCGTTTTACTTGCTGATGAAGTGGGTTTAGGTAAAACCATTGAAGCGGGTTTGATCATCCACCAACAACTGACAGCTGGCCTTGCCAATCGGGTGTTAATTTTGGTACCAGAAACATTACAACACCAATGGTTAGTAGAAATGATGCGTCGTTTCAATCTACACTTTAGTATTTTTGATGAAGAACGTTGTATCGAATCACTCGCTGAAGCAGATAACCCATTTGAAACTGAACAATTGATCTTATGTAGCCTAGACTTCTTACGCAAAAAACGTCGTCGTTTTGAGCAAGCGGTGGGGGCTGATTGGGACTTATTGATTGTTGATGAAGCGCATCACCTTAAATGGAGCGAAACAGAACCAAGTCGTGAATACCAGGTTGTAGCAGCATTAGCGCAAAAGTCACCTGGTGTGCTACTACTAACAGCAACACCGGATCAGCTTGGCCATGAAAGTCACTTTGCCCGTTTACGGTTATTAGATCCAAACCGTTTCTATGATTATGCCGCATTCGTTGCCGAAGAAAATAGTTATTCTGTCATTGCACAGGCAGCACAACAACTATTAGATTCACCCATCGTGTCACCCGCAACTGCAGCATCATTAACTAAACTATTAAGTGAAGCGGATATATCAGACAAGCTGGCTTTAATCCAGACTTCACCCGGTTCAGCAGACGCCGAGAAAGCAAAACAATCAATAATCAGTCAATTATTAGATCGCCATGGCACCGGACGTTTATTATTCCGTAATACACGTTCGGCAATTAAAGGCTTCCCAACCCGCTACTACAAACCGATTCCATTAACGTTACCAGACCAATATAAAACGTCATTAAAAGTAGCCCAAATGATGAACGGCACAGCAAGTTATGCGGAAGCGGCTCGTCGTGGATTATACCCTGAAGAGATCTTCTTAGAATTCGAAGGCAAAGACGCATCTTGGTGTAGTTTTGATCCACGTGTTGAATGGTTACAAGACTTCTTACTTGCCAATAAAAATGAAAAAGTATTAGTGATTGCCGCCAATGCTGAAACAGCGATGTCGATCGAAGAGTCACTGCGGGTGAGCGAAGGTATTCGTGGCACCGTGTTCCATGAAGGTATGTCGATTATCGCGCGCGATAAAGCGGGTGCTTACTTCGCCCAAGAGGATGCGGGAGCACAAGTTCTACTTTGTTCTGAAATTGGTTCCGAGGGTCGTAACTTCCAATTTGCACAACACCTAGTATTATTTGATCTACCATTAAACCCAGATTTACTTGAGCAACGCATTGGTCGTTTAGATCGTATCGGTCAGAAAAATGACATCAGTATTCACGTCCCTTTCTTTACCAATACCGCACAGGATGTATTACAAAACTGGTATCAAAATGGCTTAAATGCGTTTGAGCATACTTGCCCTATCGGTGGCGATATTTTTGCAGAAGTAAAAGATGAATTACTGACTCAGCTAGCCGCAAAAGAAATTGATCTTGCCGCAACTGACGCATTAATCACTGATACACGTAGTCAATACGAGGCATTAAAAGCAAAAATGGAAAGTGGTCGCGACCGTTTACTGGAATTGAACTCTAACGGTTTGGGTAAATCAGACGACATTATTGCACAGCTAAAAGCCAATGATGATAGTCCGGTACTGCCTATTTTTGCGATACGCTTATTCGATGTAATTGGTATAAATCAAGAAGATCGTGGCGAGAACATGCTGATATTGAAACCGACAGATCAGATGTTAGTACCAAGTTTGCCACATCTATCTGAAGACGGCATTACAGTTACCTTCGATCGTGAGACTGCATTGTCTCGTGACGACGTACATTTTCTGACTTGGGAACACCCATTAATACGCGCATGCATTGAATTAATCATGACCTCTGATACGGGCTCAACCGCCGTTTCACTATTAAAAAATCCAGCGCTACCTGCTGGTACTATTTTATTAGAACTACTTTATGTGGTTGAAACATCGGCACCGCCTTATTGTCAAATTAATCGTTTCTTACCGGCAACACCCATCCGTTTATTACTGGATAAAAACAGTAATAACTTAGCCGGGAAAGTAGATTTTGATAGTTTCAATCGTCAGCTTAATGCGATTAGCCGCCATGTAGCGACAAAACTCGTTTCAGCATCTCAAACGATTATCCATGATCTTATTGGTAAATCAACCGCGGTAGCTGAAGATCAAAAGCAAGCGATCACTAACGCTGCACTGGCAAAAATGCAGCAGAATATGAGTGCTGAGCTTGAACGTCTACAAGCATTGCAGAAGATTAACCCTAATGTACGTGATGAAGAACTGGCGTTTATTGAAAAACAAACAGCAGAACTCACCACGCACATTAATAACGCTCAGCTTAAATTAGATGCAGTACGTTTTATTGTGGTTACTCCAAGCTAA
- a CDS encoding DNA polymerase III subunit psi — protein sequence MSNFSRYYLQQMGITLWQCHKPEQFPHLASQAEKIALPKYCQILIIANDKLAPHSQFINQILRTLQLELNQSHIITEEELKYYYQTPKWIWTIGCKQSDLAAKQQLSSPHLDVLLHSAQAKKQLWQQIVSYMQ from the coding sequence ATGAGTAATTTTTCACGTTATTACTTGCAGCAAATGGGTATCACATTGTGGCAATGTCATAAGCCTGAACAATTTCCTCATCTCGCTAGTCAAGCTGAAAAAATAGCATTACCAAAATATTGCCAAATTTTAATTATCGCGAACGATAAACTTGCCCCACATAGCCAATTTATTAACCAAATTTTGCGTACGTTACAGCTTGAACTAAATCAAAGCCATATCATCACCGAAGAAGAGCTAAAGTATTATTACCAAACGCCAAAATGGATTTGGACTATTGGTTGTAAACAATCAGATCTTGCTGCAAAACAGCAACTATCATCACCTCATTTAGATGTACTGTTGCATTCTGCTCAAGCGAAAAAGCAGCTTTGGCAACAAATCGTCAGTTATATGCAATAA